The window CGTCATGGACGAGATCAAAGGCATCGCGCGGGTCAAGTTCCATCCCGGCAAGGTCGAGGAGTGGAAGCGCCTCACGGAAGAAGCGATGGAGATCGTGCGAACCAAGGACACCGGCACGCTCCAGTACGAAATCTTCCTCAACGAGGATGAGACCGAAGCGATCGTGTTCGAGCGCTACCGCGACGCCGACGCGGCGATTGAGCACTTTTTCGCACATCAGCCATTTGATGGCGCCCATCATGGCCACCGCCTCGGTCACGGGCGAAGTGCTTGGAACGCCGAATGAAAGGATGAGGGCCCAGCTCGGAAGGGGCGAGCCGAAACTGTTCATGCCGTGGATGGCGCTGCAGGATCAGCAATCGGCGGAAGAAGGCTAGCTCGCTACGCCCTGAGATCGTACAGGTTGCGCCACCCGTACCAGCGTTCCGGATACG of the Gemmatimonadaceae bacterium genome contains:
- a CDS encoding antibiotic biosynthesis monooxygenase → MDEIKGIARVKFHPGKVEEWKRLTEEAMEIVRTKDTGTLQYEIFLNEDETEAIVFERYRDADAAIEHFFAHQPFDGAHHGHRLGHGRSAWNAE